The following is a genomic window from Candidatus Desulfatibia profunda.
GAGACCTTTGCATACACTTGACCACGTTCGCAAATCATTTAACGGTGCGACAAGCAGAGCTGATCGTTCTGAGATCGGTCAGTTTTTGACACCCGCCGTGATAGCCCAGTTTATGTCTTCAATGTTTGAAAGCGGACCTCAACATGTGAGGATTTTGGACCCGGGTGCAGGAGCGGGTGTGCTTTTTGCCATGTGCGTGGAAACCCTGATTTCCCAAAAGAATCGCCCCCTTTCTATAATGGTTGACGCCTACGAAACAGATGACGCAATTCTTCCTCACCTGGAAGAGACCATGAAGCGATGCCAATCGCTCTGCACATCGGGTGGCATAACGTTTCAAGGAATCGTGAAGAGTGAGGATTTCGTCTCGGTTGCCATTGCAGAAACAAGAGAGTCTCTTTTTGCCGTTCCCAGCGAGCGATTCACCCACGCTATTCTCAACCCACCCTACATGAAGATCAATAGCCAGACTGCCATGAGCAGAAAGCTCTATTCTTCCGACATTAAGGTGGCAAACCTCTATGCCGTTTTCGTTTGGCTGTCCATGCTGCTGCTGGAACCGGGCGGGCAAATGGTAGCAATAACACCTCGCAGCTTCTGCAATGGCCCTTATTTTAAAAAGTTCCGTGCTGCATTCTTACGGACTATGAGCCTCAAACAGATTCACATATTCGGATCACGCAAGAAGGCCTTTGGTGACGACGACGTGTTGCAGGAGAATATCATCTATCATGCCGTCCGAGGGCTCCAGAAGCCTAAGTCCGTCACAATTTCCACCTCAGAGGGCCTTGATTTCGGCAAGGCACGCATCCTATCCGTCCCATACAGTCGGGTGGTTCACCCCGGTGATCGAGATATGTTTATCCATCTGGACATCGATGATGTTTACACCAGCCCGGCGGAGCGAATAAAATGCTTTACATCATCTCTCAACAGACTGGGGCTGACTGTCTCTACGGGACGGGTCGTCGACTTTAGAGCACGGGAGCACCTCAGACAAGCCCCCGAGCAAGAAACAGTCCCCCTGATTTATCCGTGCCATTTCCTGAACGGCTTCATCGAATGGCCTGTTAAGTCAGGAAAGAAGCCCAATGCCATTATGTCATCGTCCAAGACATCCGGTCTTCTTGTCGAAGGGGGATTCTACGTTCTCACAAAAAGGTTTTCGTCCAAGGAGCAATTGCGGCGAGTCATGGCAGCGGTATAT
Proteins encoded in this region:
- a CDS encoding Eco57I restriction-modification methylase domain-containing protein, with the translated sequence MRPLHTLDHVRKSFNGATSRADRSEIGQFLTPAVIAQFMSSMFESGPQHVRILDPGAGAGVLFAMCVETLISQKNRPLSIMVDAYETDDAILPHLEETMKRCQSLCTSGGITFQGIVKSEDFVSVAIAETRESLFAVPSERFTHAILNPPYMKINSQTAMSRKLYSSDIKVANLYAVFVWLSMLLLEPGGQMVAITPRSFCNGPYFKKFRAAFLRTMSLKQIHIFGSRKKAFGDDDVLQENIIYHAVRGLQKPKSVTISTSEGLDFGKARILSVPYSRVVHPGDRDMFIHLDIDDVYTSPAERIKCFTSSLNRLGLTVSTGRVVDFRAREHLRQAPEQETVPLIYPCHFLNGFIEWPVKSGKKPNAIMSSSKTSGLLVEGGFYVLTKRFSSKEQLRRVMAAVYDPTRIDARLVGFENHLNYFHKQGSGLPADLAKGLALYLNSTIVDQYFRLFSGHTQVNATDLRKMPYPTNEQLERLGAHLKERMPDQETIDAIIEKECLNCEQ